The Desulfosoma sp. region ATAAAATCGAATCCATTGGAGGCCTTCCGTACCACCCCTGTGGCTCCACAACGCACGGCACGAGGCGAAAAATTTTGAAGATGAACCGCTATGTCGGAAAGGACGGCGGCAGTACGTTCCATGGCCCGGTCGGTCAGAAGACCGTTTTCCAAAAACCCTTGAGCCAGCCGAGTCACATGGCGTTCGTTGTGCAAAGGGTAAAGCTTTCCATCGGCATGCCACTCCGCCACCAGCAGGCGCACGGTATGGGAGCCAATATCCACCGCCGCGTAACGGCCCCACGGACCTTCAAAACTGCTGGATGTGGCAAAGGCCGAGGACGACATCGTTGTCTTTTCTCATCCTTTATGTTTACTTTGCCTATAGGGGTTTCGGCCCAGGGGGCCGAAATCCGCCATTGGGCTTCCAACGCACTTCACCACAAGAAGGAGAGGGATGCCTATGATTCTGGAAATCAACCCCCGCAACCCGGAACCGCGCAAGATCAGACAAGTGGCCGAAGTTCTTGCCAAGGGAGGAATCATCGCTTATCCCACGGACACCTATTACGGTATCGGGTGCGACTTGTTCAACAAGTCGTCCATTGAAAAGATCTATAAACTCAAACGCCGATCCCCTCAGCAGCCCTTCAGCTTCATTTGCAGCGACCTCAAAAGCATCAGTGAATACGCTCAGGTCACCAATTATGCTTACAAGACCATGAAACGGCTTCTTCCCGGTCCCTACACCTTCATTCTGGAAGGATCCAGGCTTGTCCCTCGTATCATGCTCACCAAACGCAAAGCCGTGGGTATCCGTGTGCCGGACCATCCCATATGCACCGCTATCGTCAAGGAATTGGGACATCCTGTGATCAGTACCACCGCCACGGACCCGGAATCCGGTCGTATTCTGGAAACGCCGCAGGAAATTCGAGAAGTCCTGGGGCATTCCTTGAACCTTATCGTGGATGGCGGCCCCGTTCCTGGACGCCCCTCCAGCGTTATTTCTCTGATTG contains the following coding sequences:
- a CDS encoding L-threonylcarbamoyladenylate synthase yields the protein MILEINPRNPEPRKIRQVAEVLAKGGIIAYPTDTYYGIGCDLFNKSSIEKIYKLKRRSPQQPFSFICSDLKSISEYAQVTNYAYKTMKRLLPGPYTFILEGSRLVPRIMLTKRKAVGIRVPDHPICTAIVKELGHPVISTTATDPESGRILETPQEIREVLGHSLNLIVDGGPVPGRPSSVISLIEDIPEVLRKGGGNVEIFQTP